From the genome of Geobacter sp. SVR, one region includes:
- a CDS encoding cytochrome P460 family protein, whose product MKKILISCATTLALLPSLVVAAASPPLPKGYVQWQKSERKVVTEKSSLFYGIHYIYADKKAMQGYRAGNRFPEGSTIVVDFYNIKDGSPEDGAKNMVVLMRKDKRVKETGGWLFAGYGADGKPSGMNPVTTCFGCHKKDAAEKDYVISTIKDFKVK is encoded by the coding sequence ATGAAGAAGATACTGATTTCCTGCGCGACCACACTCGCACTGCTCCCTTCCCTGGTTGTGGCGGCTGCGTCCCCCCCCCTTCCGAAGGGTTACGTGCAATGGCAGAAAAGCGAGCGTAAGGTGGTAACCGAGAAAAGCTCGCTCTTCTATGGCATTCACTACATCTATGCCGATAAAAAGGCCATGCAGGGCTATCGGGCAGGTAACCGCTTCCCGGAAGGAAGCACGATCGTCGTGGACTTTTACAACATCAAGGATGGTTCTCCGGAGGATGGCGCCAAAAACATGGTCGTCCTGATGCGCAAGGATAAGCGCGTGAAAGAAACCGGAGGGTGGCTGTTCGCGGGATACGGTGCAGACGGAAAACCGAGCGGAATGAATCCGGTCACCACCTGCTTCGGTTGCCATAAGAAGGATGCCGCCGAGAAGGACTACGTCATTTCCACCATCAAAGATTTCAAAGTCAAATAG